A single window of Labeo rohita strain BAU-BD-2019 chromosome 4, IGBB_LRoh.1.0, whole genome shotgun sequence DNA harbors:
- the naga gene encoding alpha-N-acetylgalactosaminidase, whose translation MQCTAVFFLLAFSTATWAMDNGLMRTPPMGWLAWERFRCDTDCLNDPDNCISEKLFMDMADRLSEDGWRELGYVYVNIDDCWASMQRDSQGRLQADPKRFPHGIAHLAQYVHDRGLKLGIYGDMGTHTCGGYPGTTLDKVETDAQTFADWGIDMLKLDGCYSNSSYQEQGYPMMSKALNATGRPIGYSCSWPAYQGGLPPKVNYTLLGQICNLWRNYDDIQDSWDSVLSIVDWFFGNQDVLQPAAGPGQWNDPDMLLIGDFGLSMDQSRSQMALWAIMAAPLFMSNDLRTISSGARAILQNKIVIGINQDPLGIQGIRLIKEKSKIEVYWRPLNKGSSALVFFSRRSDMPYRYVTNLKTLSYKPGVYQVYDVFAEKLLPDLKDSTDFSVSINPSGVVMWYVIPTADFQKEAGPGRFSEKLMGPKFRQHANEVDAPLVL comes from the exons ATGCAGtgcacagcagtgttttttcttctggCGTTCTCCACGGCCACCTGGGCTATGGATAACGGGCTGATGAGGACCCCGCCGATGGGCTGGTTAGCCTGGGAACGTTTCCGCTGCGACACCGACTGTCTGAACGACCCCGACAACTGCATCAg TGAGAAGCTGTTCATGGACATGGCCGACAGACTGTCGGAGGACGGCTGGAGAGAGCTGGGATACGTCTACGTCAACATCGACGACTGCTGGGCCTCAATGCAGAGAGACAGTCAGGGCCGCCTGCAGGCCGACCCCAAGAG GTTCCCGCACGGCATCGCTCATCTGGCGCAGTACGTGCACGACCGCGGCCTGAAGCTGGGCATCTACGGAGACATGGGCACTCACACGTGCGGCGGATATCCGGGAACCACGCTGGACAAGGTGGAGACGGACGCGCAGACGTTTGCAGATTGGGGCATCGACATGCTGAAGCTGGACGGCTGTTACTCCAACTCATCCTACCAGGAACAAG GCTACCCAATGATGTCAAAGGCCCTGAACGCTACGGGTCGTCCCATTGGCTACTCCTGCAGTTGGCCCGCCTACCAGGGCGGCCTCCCACCGAAA GTGAACTACACACTGCTGGGTCAGATCTGTAACCTGTGGCGGAATTACGATGACATCCAGGACTCGTGGGACAGTGTGCTGAGCATCGTTGACTGGTTCTTTGGCAATCAGGACGTCTTGCAGCCCGCCGCCGGACCGGGCCAGTGGAACGACCCTGACATG CTGCTCATTGGAGACTTCGGCCTCAGCATGGACCAATCACGTTCTCAGATGGCGCTGTGGGCGATCATGGCCGCGCCTCTCTTCATGTCTAACGATCTGCGTACGATCAGCAGCGGCGCTCGTGCGATCCTGCAGAATAAAATCGTCATCGGCATCAATCAGGACCCCCTTGGCATCCAAGGCATTCGCCTGATCAAA GAGAAGAGCAAGATCGAGGTTTACTGGCGGCCTCTGAATAAAGGATCCAGCGCTCTGGTGTTCTTCAGCAGGAGGTCAGATATGCCGTATCGCTACGTGACGAACCTAAAGACGCTGAGCTACAAACCTGGAGTGTATCAG GTGTATGACGTGTTTGCAGAGAAGCTCCTGCCTGATCTGAAGGACAGCACAGACTTCAGTGTGTCCATCAACCCGTCTGGTGTGGTCATGTGGTACGTCATTCCAACAGCTGACTTTCAGAAGGAGGCGGGGCCTGGTCGTTTCAGCGAGAAGCTGATGGGGCCAAAGTTCCGTCAACACGCTAATGAGGTCGACGCTCCTCTGGTGCTCTGA